The genomic segment TCGGTGCGGATGTCGCGACCATATTCGGGTCGAGAACAGTCAGACCGGGGTAGCGTGTGAAATCAGCGACATTAAATGTGAGGATTCGAGTGACGCCGTGCGTACGCATGGCTGCGACGTAGCGGGCGTCGTGGGCCGGTTTCCCCTGGCAGGCGTTGGCGGTGACGACGACCCGCCACTCGGTAAAAAGCATTGGGTCGTCGTTGAGGACAGGGAATGTGTCCACGAGGTCACAGACGGTTTGATCGCATTCAATCGGTGACAGGCCGAGACCGTTGTTGGCGACGGGTCGAGTGGCGACGACCCAAAACTCGTAGATAGCCTGGGGAACGGTGCGGAGTGTCCAACCCTGAGTGCGGAGGGCAACCAGGGCTGTTACCGCGACCGGGTGTTGAATCGCCGTCGTGTCGATGAATCGGAGGAGGACGTTGACATCGAGAACGACAATCATTCGCCGCGTCCCTCATAGATGCTCTCGCGGCTAACGTCTGCCTGGAACCCGGGCGGGTAGCGGTGGGCACGGCTTGCGGCGTTGGCAAGCAGTTCATCGAATCGCTGTTTCCACTGGTCGTAAGGGAGATCACCTGGTGGTATCGGCCCTTGATCGCCCCGTTCGAGCAGGTGTGCAACGAGAGTATCGGTCGAGATACCGAGCGACGAGGCCCGGTGTGAAAGCCGTTGGTAAGCATCATCGGGAATGGTGATGGTCGGCATGGTCGGCCCTCATTCTGTCGTCCCCTCCGATTAATGTACCCGCTTGTCTGAACAATGGAACCCGGGGCACCAACCACCACCATTTCCACCGGCCACAACCCCCTCCACGCACGGGCGATTACGTCGCCCGTGCGTGGAGTCTCGGCAATCCAGTTACTTACCAGCGCCCGTCTTCTGCAACGTGGCCGCGGGCGCAACCGAAACACTTCCGGTCAACACCCGCACGATCGCCCCGGACGCGCCGGGTACGAGCAGCAGCCACCGGAGCGGGCGAGCCCAGGCGAGCCGCGACAAGAGGGCGTCGACCGCTTCCCGGCCGGTCAGCTCCCGCCCGTCGGCGACGACCCGCACCTCATCCGCCGAGCCGCCCGGGGTTTGTTCGATCCGCTCGACCTGATTGTCGAAGTCGAGCGCCCGGATCAGTGCCGCCGCCCGGAGCTGTGCGGTGGCACCCGCAGCTAACCTGACGAGGAACCGGCCGCTTTTCGCACCGGTCTCCCGGTATCCGAACAGACGGTCGCGGATCGCCGCCCCGGGCAGGTAGCTGATGAGCAGGGTCATCATTAACAGGCTAAAGATCCACAACCCCATGAATATGGCGACGCCGGCGTGGAACATGAAGCCGAACAGAAGGATGTACGGCCGGGCCCGCGACCAGACCAGGAATGGGATGCCGAGTTCCGCGATGAGCGTGAACGCGACGCCGAACGCCGCCAGGAGCGCGTACACCGGGCGGTGCGAGACCGTTTCGCGGAGCAGGTATTCGTACCAGCGGAAGTGGACGAGCGTGAACTCGGGGTTGACGAGCGTGTCCCAGTACGCGTTCGTATTCCACCAGGCGCCGCCCTTCAATTTCGACATCCCGGCGGCCGCGTAAATGAAACAGCAGTGGACCTGAATCATCCGCTGGATCAGGCCGGCGATGACCGTCCGCGGCGGCACTTCCAGGTATAACGCCGTGGCCGCGTCGATCGTTCCGGTCCGGGCCAGACTGGCCCGCGCGGCCCGGTAGCGGCAAACGAGCCGGTCGACCGACAGGGCCGCCCCGCAGTTCGCGAACATTAGGTAGAACAGCAGGATGTTCATCATCGTGTCCATCCCGAACAGCACCTGCTGCGTCCGGTGGATGTAGCTGATCGCGGCCAGCCACGTCAGGACCGCCGTGACCCGGGTACAGAACCCGATCGTGAACAGGAAGATGATGACCAGGGTCACGCCGTGGGCGACGTACATCCCGACCGGGTCGGTGACGTAATACCACAGCGAGAAGATCGGCGCCCCGGTCCGGTACGCGACCCGCCTCTCGGTGTGCCAATACTCCATGTAATCGAGCTGGCTGGCCCGTTCGGTCGGGTCGACTTCGGTCAGGTTGCGGAGGAACCGCAGGAACGCCCCGCGCTGGGCGAAGTCCATCTCGGACAGGTGGTTGATGACGTACTTCTGGTAGTCCGGGGCGAGCGGGTTGTCCTTGGGAGGGGGCGGCGGGAGGCTGAGGTAGAACGATTCGATCTCGTCCGCGACGGCCGCCCGCTCGTCCGTCGTGAGGTCGGTAACGATGGCCGGCGGCATCACTTTGTCGCGGGTCTTGTCCCACAGGTCGACGGAGCGGACCTTGCCGAGTTCATTCCGGCGGACGTTCGCGTCGTCGCTCAACGTCAACACGAATCCGAGCCCGTCGTTGACGGTGACGCCGTTCAGACTCCGTTGTAAGCGGTCCAGATACCGGAGCGCGTGATCGAGTTCGGGCCGCGTGGGGTACTTATCGAGTAGCGAGCGCATGTACGCCATCACCGCCCGCCGGCGGTGCGGGTATTCGGGGACGTAAGTGGATAACTCGATTTCCGTCCCCATGCCCGGGCGGTGCAATTGGGGTTGGGCACCTTCGGGCAGGTACGGAATCTTGGCCGGAACTTCCCAGTCGAGCGGCCCGAGGATGTTCGGCGTCTCGGTCCGTTCGCGGTTAATGTACTTGAGCCCGTACCACCCGTCCGGGCCGAAAAAGGCCCGGAGGTCGAACGAATAGGCCAGGTGGACGTACAAGACGAGGCACCCGGTCACGATCCGCAGGAACCCGAGGGTCGTCGGGTCGCCCGGGGTGAACCAGAAGTCGCGCCACACGCGCCACGGCCCGCGGGCCGGCGCAGATCGATTATCGGTCACGGCCGCCTCCATTCGAATTCATACCCGGCGTGCAAAGACAGGTAATCCGTGTAATCCTTCCAATTCGGGTCGCCCGGGGGTGCAGGTGTTGTCTTGGGAACGATCGGAACGAGCCAGAACAACATCGGGTCCTGCGGGTCGATCAGCGTCCCGTCCGGGGCGTATTCGCCGACGAAATACGGGCGGTACAGGGTAGGGTGGAACGGGTCGAGGTCGTTCAACACGAACTGGGAGACTGGCACGACCCGGTGCTCGATCCGGTACATCTTCATACTTTTGACCGTCCGCCCCGGGCCCGATAATTCGACCGCCAGGTGGTGTGCGTAAGACGGCAAGAGGTATCGGCTGACGCCGGGTTGGGGAACCTTGTACTGGGTAAACTCCGGGTCGGTGTCGAACGGGGCGAGCGGGATACGTTCCTTGCCGTTCAACCCCACAGCCGCCCGTTCCCGCCGCTGGCGAACATCCAGCCATTCGAACGATTGCGCGGTCTGCATCGTCCCGGACACCATCTCGGTGAGCGACAGGCGCCGGTAGTAGGTGAGGCCGAGGGGGTCTTTGTAGTGCTCGTGCCGGTCCGGAAGGATAATCCACTCGTGAACGGTTTTTTTCTTTCCGGTGGCCGGATCGACTTCATCAAGTTCGTATTCGAGGAGAACGAACAGGAGGCTCGCGGGCCCCGGCTCCGGCGAATAGAAGTGGTACGCATTCCGCAGATATACGAACGCCAGATATGGGGTGTAAACTCTGTGTGCGACCTGGTTTGTGATCCACGGGGTCGGCTCGGGCCACGTCACCGCGCACAAGATACCGACGAACTGGTAGATCACCATCCCGGACACGGCGATCAGGCGATACGTCAATGGTGCCGCCGCGAGGACGCTGCCGAGCGTGGCCACGCCCGTCATCGCCCGGGCGAGGAGGCGGCCCGAATCCCAGTGCTGCGGGATGCCGATCACGGCCGCGAGCAGGACGGCAACGGCCGCGATCGCCCACGCCTTCCACAGGCCGGGGCTCATCGAGATCGCCGACCCGGCGACGAGGGCGCCGCCAGCGACCAGCACGAGTCGCACGGTCGACTGCGGACCGGGTTCGTCGTGGCCGGTCGCCACGGCGATGCCCCCGATTGCGGCCGCCGCAGCGGACAGGCCCAGGCCGACGAGACCGACGCGGTACACCGATCCCGGTTCGGGGGGCGGTAACACTTCCTGAGATTGCAAAACAGCGGAGCCCGGGTCCATAGGTTCTTCCTCCGATCCACATGCCGGGCGGTCGGCCCGGAACCAAGTCGCCGTCGATAAAATCGAGCCGCGGTCGCGCGTACCTTCGAGACCGCGCTCGTAACCGCGAAGGATATCCGGCCGAATGCGTGCAAAGTGGGTCGTTGCCGGGAACTTCACGACGCATTCTCGGGCGCGGAACCGCGGAGAAACCGTGTCGCTTGATCCCACCATCAGGATACCCGATTCGCGGGCGCATTCACTGGTAGAACGGTCAACGCCCGGGAGTGTTGGGCGCGGCCGCAATGCGGCAGTCGGAGCGACCGCGCGAACCCAATCAGAATTCGTTCGGGGCGAGTTGAGGGGGCCGTCCGCGACTGTTGTAACGACTGATACGAGTTACCCATATCCCGTCGGCGTGCAACTCTCGCAAATCTTCGCAGCTAACCCAGTTTCACTCTTGACCGTCGATGGGGAGGGTTTTAGTATCCCCTTCGTTGGCTAGCTCAATACGCCAGTTTATCTGTTTCGCCCCATTTACCGGATCGGTGTGTAACGGATTCCGCCCAAAAATAGCCGACGCTCGGAGGCATGGGCGGTTTTTTTGTTTCCGTTTCGGGTTCCCGGATCGTTCGGGTGACTCGTTCCAAGGGATCGGGAGAGAGAACGCGATGTACACTATGGTCCTCATGATGGCGGTTTCCGGGTCCGGCGACGTGTCCGGGTTCGGCTGGCGGTCCGGCTGTCAAGGGACGGCCGTCGCCTCGTCTTGCTACGGCTCGACCGTTGCCGCGGCTCCGGCCTGCTGCGGGACGGCGGCCCCGGTCGCCTCTTGCTACGGCTCGTCCTACGGCTCCTGCTACGGCTCGTCCTACGGCTCCTGCTACAGCACGACGAGCTGCCACGGCAGCCGCAGCGGCGGCTTCCTCGGCCTCGGTCTCTGCCACAAGCACAGCTGCACCGGCTACGCCGCGTCCAGCTGCTACGGGTCCGCCCCTTCCACCGGCTGCACCGGGTACTCGACCGGGTATTCCACCGGCTGCTACGGCTCCGCCATGGCTGCCCCGATCATGACCGCCCCGGTCATCGCCGACTGCGCGGCTCCGCCGACCATGGTTGCCCCGCCGGCCGCCGCCCCGGCCGCGATGCCGGCCGCCCCGGCCCCGGTCGCCGAACCGGCCAAGAAGCCCGACGCTCCGGCCGCCCCCGCGAAGAAGCCGGCCTCCGACGAGTGATTGTGATTCGCGACGTCGGCCCGGTCGACTCGCCCGGGTTTGACGCCGACCGCCGGGGCGGACACCACCAGTGGTGTCCGCCCCGGCGGTGTTTTGTACCACTCACGACCGCCGGATTTCGATCGTCACGTCGTATCTCGTGGAATCGTAAGAATCGCCGTCTCGAATGCGTTCTCGTCTCGGCCGGTTTCCATGTGCCTCGGCAGCTCCACGGTATTCGTCTTGATACCGCGAACCACCCGGTTCGGGTCGGCGAACGCCGTTGTGCGAGACCAGTTGAGAGGCTTATAATCCGCCCATCAGCGGGGTCTACGCACCGTGACGGAGCGCACCAATGTTCGACTCGTTTGACACTCCTCCCGGGCCTCATCCGGCGGATCGGGTATGAATCACCCGATCATTCGCCCGCGGGTCGCCGACCTGGAATTCCGCGTCTACGATCGCCCGCTTCACCCCGAGTTGTTCGAGACGCTCGCGCTCCGACGGGTCCGGCGGGACGGGTATTCGTTGGCCGTGCGCATGATCCCGACCGGGCACGTCCTGGAATGGGCGAAGGGCGACGCGTATCTCGCCGAAATGACGACGACGACGGATCAACCACTCCCCGCCCACGGGCGTCGGCTGGCGCACCCGTTCCGGGGCGAAAAGCGAGGGCGGTACGAGGTCGCGCCCGGCGTCCGGTATCAAATGAATTTGCAGGTCGAGGTGTTAGCGCCCGAAGTGTTCCTTCACGTCCACGAAGAGTTGATCGCGGACGGCGCGAAGCGGGGCCTGCTGTTCCACTTCCGGCCCCATTACCGGCTGGGGTTATCCCCGATCGGGTACGTGACCGTCGAACCGGTACCATCCGGCCTATGCGTCGCCGCGTTCCACACGTTCCCGGACGAATTCGCGGTCGTCAAAACGCAATCGTTGATCGAGGCGGTGCCCGTCCAATAGTCTTCGATCCGAACGGATTTCGGTGTACGTGCCACCATTAACAGGGAGCACGAGCCAATGCGTACGTCAATTCTTCTTGGGCACCTTGATGAGGTCGATGCCCTTGTTGGACAGCATCACGATCTGGTGACCGGCGGGGTGGACCAGGAATTGCCAGACGCTGGCGGGAGGGGTGTACAACTGGTACTCATTCTTCTTGATCCCCGCGAACGTGTAGAGAAGGAATTCGTGCTGGCTGTTCTGCGCGTAAATGTAGTCGGCCTTGGGGTCGATCCCCACAGCCTGGGGGAATTGGCCCGAGTCCAAAATACATTCGTATTTGCCGAACGAGTCTACCGGATAAACCGGCGTCACGAACTCTTGACCTTGAAACAGGTTGTAGGCGTTTGGGAGGCAGACGAACTTCGAGTCCGGGCTGAACGCGAAACCGGCAGAACCCGTCGGTACACGTGCCCTCCCAGCCGACGACCCGGTTTTGAGTTCCTGGTACTGGAGTTTGCCGCCCTTGAACGAGAACCGGTTCAAAGCCGTACCACCCCCCTCGGTAAAAACGTGGGCACCGTCCGGGGTCACGGCCGGGGTGTCCAGGCAGATTCCCCGCAGCGCCGGTGGCACGGGCCACGGTACGGCCTTTTTCTGCACCAAGTCCACGACATACAGCGTCTGATTCTGGTACGTGGCCTGGCCCAGTTGGCCGACATCGCCGATGTCGCAAGCGACCGCCAGTGTCAGGCCCGGTGCCGAGGCCGCTAATTTGAGCTTGGGCACGGGGATCTTGGTTTTGACCTCGAATGTGACGGGATCAACCACCCAGATCACTTCGGCGGCGGGGTCGGACAGAAGCACTCCTTGGGCGGAAATCGACATCCAGCCGAAAAGCCGCTCGAAATCTTTCTGCTTCGTGACCTTGAGGTCGGGGCAGGAGACGCGGCGCAGAATGCCGGTGCCGGCCTCGATGATCAGATATTCCGAGCCCTTCGCGTCGGCCCACAGCATGCACGGCTTAATCGGCCCGATACCCGACACCCGGAGCGTGGTCACCTTCAGGTCGCCGACCGTGCGCGGGGAGTCCTCTTCCGCGTTCTTGTCGATCATCTTCGGGCGGTCGTCCTTCTTGGGCCGCTCGATTTCCTTTACGGGCACATCAGGCCTCGCCCGGGGCGCTTCAGGTTTCTTCGTTTGGACCTCGCGTTCTTTAACGTCTTCTCGGAGCGCGTCGAGTTCCTTCCGGAGTGCGTCGTTCTCTTTCCGAAGTGACTGGTCTTCGTTCTTGAGGGCCGCATTTTCTTTCTTGAGAGACGCATTTTCTTCGCCGCACCGGCTCTGTGGTTCAGGTGACGCGAGCGGACTCGGGTTGGCAGCGGCCGTGTCGTGTCCGGCCTGCGGCGAAGAGCCTGGCTTGCCCTTCCAGAGAAGCACCGCGATCGTGACGATCAGGGCGCCGTTCAGCAGAATCAGTCCGAGTCCCGCAATTGGCAAGAAAGGCCACCGGTTCCGGGCAACCGGTGCCGGTGGTGACGGTGGCCCGAGTTCGACCCCGTTTCGTACGGCCACGCCCGCACTGGTAATGATCATCCGTTGGCCGCATTTGGGACACGTCGTCTTGCGGCCGCGCATCTTCTCGGCCAACTGGTAGGGCGCGGCACAGGCGGGACATGTGATCGAAAGTGGCATGCCTATGCCCCTCGCGGTCGGCGGTACGAGCGGCAAAAGCGGGTGCCACCCTGAGAGGGCGATTTCCGTCGCCATGTATCAGACGGCAAGTTTTCGATTCACGCAACAGAAATGGTCGGCCGGCGAATTTCCCGCCGCCAAATTTCTGAACAGTTTCCGTGACCGGCGGACATCATATTGGTGGAACCCCACCCTCGGCCGGAGCCCCCGGATGCCAATCCGCCTTCGTTCCCCGGCTCGACTGATCCCCACTGGCGACGACGACCGCGCGCTGCTGGCCCGCTTCGCCAGGACCGGCGATCAGACTGCCTTCGCGACCCTCGTTCAGCGGCACGGCCCGCTCGTCCTGGGCGTCTGCCGGCGGGTACTCCGCGACCCGCACCGGGCGGACGACGCATTCCAGGCTGTTTTCCTTGTTCTGGCGAAGCGGGCCGGAGCGGTCGCGGCCGGGCCGTCGCTGGCGAACTGGCTCTTCGGCGTCGCCCGCCGCGTGTCGCTGGCCGCGCGGCGGGACGACCGGCGGTGGACCCGTCGGCAGAAGCGGGGGGCCAAGGAAGGGGAAAAGACGGACCAAGCGGCGACCCCGGACGCCGCGACAACCCAGCCGGCCGAATGGGACGACCTGCTCGGCTCGCTCGACGATGAACTGGCCCGCTTACCGGACGCGCTTCGGGCGGCGGTGCTGGAGTGCTACTTCCGGGAGAAAACGCAGGACGAGGCCGCACGCACGCTCGGCTGGAGCGTGAGTACGCTTCGCCGGCGTCTCGACCGCGCGAAGGATTTACTGCGCGTCCGTCTGACGGCCCGCGGGGCGACGTTCGGGGCCGCCCTGATCGCCGGCGCGGTCGCCGCGTCGGCCGCGACCGCGAGCGTCGTGCCGGCACTCGTGCAGGCGACAGCGACGGTGGGCGTCGCCGGTCGGGCCGGTGGTTCCGTCGCGGCTTCAATCACTCGTTTAGCAAAGGGAGGAACAAGAATGTCACTGGCAACAAAACTCGGCCTCGGCGGCCTTGCGGTCGGGACCGTCGCCCTCGGCGTCAGTTTCGGCGCAGGCGTGTGGTCGTCGGACCCGCAGGCGCCCCGAAATGACCTGCCCGCGGCCGTCGCCCCGCAGACTGCGGTCGCGGCGGCTGAAGACCCGCCCGCGGTGGTCGTGAAGCCGACTCCCGTGGAAAAACCGGGGGTGCCCGCGAAACCAACTGAAGTGCCCCGCGTGACCACACCACCCGTCATTCCGGCGCAGCCACCCCTTATTCCGGCACAGCCACCGAAGGGGTCGGTGCAACCACCGGCCTTGGGCAATGAATGGGCCACGATCACGGGCCGCGTCAAGATGACGAATCCGCCCGAAAAGCGAAGCATCGCGGTAGTCGCGGATAAAGAACACTGCTTGTCGAGAGGCGCTCAGTTTTACGAAGACCTGATCGTGAATCCCAAGAACGGAGGCGTGAAGTACGTCATTGTTTGGCTCCGTCCGGATTCGGTGGATCGCAAAGACCCGTTCCCGAAAGATCGGATTCACCCGGACCTCATCCGGGCCACGTCCAAGAACCACGTCATCGACCAGCCGTGCTGCCAGTTCGTCCCTCGCGTCCTGGCAGCACGGGTCGGTGATACCCTGGAGATTAAGAACAGCGCTCCGGTCCCGCACAACATCAATTTCAGCAGTGACGATCAAGCGTTTAACGTCACGATTCCGCCCGGCCAGTTTCACAAGTTAGAAAGGCCGCTTGTGGCCCAGGCCACGCCGATCCCGTTCAAGTGCGACATTCACCCCTGGATGGCTGGCCGGCTCCGGGTATTTGAACACCCGTATTTCGCGGTCACGGACGACGACGGCAAGTTCGAGATCAAGAACGCCCCAATCGGCAAGTGGCGGCTGGTCGTCTGGCAGGAGAACGGCTTCCACAAAGGCCGCGCGGGCATACTTGGTGAG from the Fimbriiglobus ruber genome contains:
- a CDS encoding sigma-70 family RNA polymerase sigma factor; the encoded protein is MPIRLRSPARLIPTGDDDRALLARFARTGDQTAFATLVQRHGPLVLGVCRRVLRDPHRADDAFQAVFLVLAKRAGAVAAGPSLANWLFGVARRVSLAARRDDRRWTRRQKRGAKEGEKTDQAATPDAATTQPAEWDDLLGSLDDELARLPDALRAAVLECYFREKTQDEAARTLGWSVSTLRRRLDRAKDLLRVRLTARGATFGAALIAGAVAASAATASVVPALVQATATVGVAGRAGGSVAASITRLAKGGTRMSLATKLGLGGLAVGTVALGVSFGAGVWSSDPQAPRNDLPAAVAPQTAVAAAEDPPAVVVKPTPVEKPGVPAKPTEVPRVTTPPVIPAQPPLIPAQPPKGSVQPPALGNEWATITGRVKMTNPPEKRSIAVVADKEHCLSRGAQFYEDLIVNPKNGGVKYVIVWLRPDSVDRKDPFPKDRIHPDLIRATSKNHVIDQPCCQFVPRVLAARVGDTLEIKNSAPVPHNINFSSDDQAFNVTIPPGQFHKLERPLVAQATPIPFKCDIHPWMAGRLRVFEHPYFAVTDDDGKFEIKNAPIGKWRLVVWQENGFHKGRAGILGEPIEVKSGGVEMPPVELELPKP
- a CDS encoding type II toxin-antitoxin system VapC family toxin, producing the protein MIVVLDVNVLLRFIDTTAIQHPVAVTALVALRTQGWTLRTVPQAIYEFWVVATRPVANNGLGLSPIECDQTVCDLVDTFPVLNDDPMLFTEWRVVVTANACQGKPAHDARYVAAMRTHGVTRILTFNVADFTRYPGLTVLDPNMVATSAPIL
- a CDS encoding DUF2617 family protein, giving the protein MNHPIIRPRVADLEFRVYDRPLHPELFETLALRRVRRDGYSLAVRMIPTGHVLEWAKGDAYLAEMTTTTDQPLPAHGRRLAHPFRGEKRGRYEVAPGVRYQMNLQVEVLAPEVFLHVHEELIADGAKRGLLFHFRPHYRLGLSPIGYVTVEPVPSGLCVAAFHTFPDEFAVVKTQSLIEAVPVQ